A genomic region of Acidimicrobiia bacterium contains the following coding sequences:
- a CDS encoding NADH-quinone oxidoreductase subunit L, with protein sequence MWFPDHAYLIPLIAAASFVLILLFGKRMPKKGAEIGITALSICFVMALATNVQWFSHVNSAEHEAEVAQEEGEASGAVVESESTGSATEPIEFEVEPSRASWTWWQSGDVTFSVGMLLDGPGVMMLFVVTLISLLVHIYSTDYIGGDRRYTHYFAFLSLFSASMLGLVMSETTLQLLTCWELVGLCSFALIGHWWEEKPNSDAALKAFITNRVGDVGLICGVIILFFAADQSFDIVTINEMALNGEISHLALLVASCSLMAAVMSKSGQFVLHTWLPDAMAGPTPVSALIHAATMVVAGVFMVARLYGVFFQGFSIGTSSVNPLAVIGAITVIGGASLAFVQKDIKKVLAYSTVSQLGYMVMALGVGAWTAALFHLFTHAMFKAGLFLGAGSVAHSVHSFDMTEHMGGMRKFMPKTFVTFLICTAALIGLFPLAGFWSKDEVLSGAQQLGGEGGYLAFMVVGLVGAFLTSLYMTRCIYLTFFGEAKGHAADAEHPPHESGRRILVPLYILSGMAIITGFANLPNSGVLSGSPDGASLRFEHFYEPKGSYFPAVFETFDHPEFNVLIALGSTVIGLLGISLAYAWYWKGRGPHGLTSRNKFAKAGYTVLVEKYYLDHLYTGIIVGAVKGPIAHGAYWFNQKGIDGVVNGAGVAAVKSGKFVYERIDQGVVDTIVNASGSAAGGSGQRLRRIQTGRVQQYAALLFAGAAILAGIFIIVI encoded by the coding sequence ATGTGGTTCCCCGACCATGCCTACCTGATTCCGCTGATCGCGGCGGCTTCGTTCGTGCTCATCTTGCTGTTTGGCAAGCGGATGCCCAAGAAGGGTGCCGAGATCGGCATCACGGCGCTGAGTATCTGCTTCGTGATGGCGCTGGCCACCAACGTCCAATGGTTCTCGCACGTCAATTCGGCCGAGCATGAGGCCGAAGTGGCCCAGGAGGAGGGCGAGGCATCCGGGGCGGTGGTGGAGTCGGAATCCACCGGGTCGGCTACCGAGCCCATCGAGTTTGAGGTGGAACCGTCGCGGGCCAGTTGGACCTGGTGGCAGAGCGGCGACGTGACCTTCAGCGTGGGTATGTTGCTCGACGGCCCAGGGGTGATGATGCTCTTCGTCGTCACCCTGATCTCGTTGTTGGTGCACATCTACAGCACCGACTACATCGGAGGCGACCGGCGTTACACCCATTACTTCGCCTTCCTGTCGCTGTTCAGCGCGTCAATGCTCGGTCTGGTCATGAGCGAGACCACCCTCCAGCTCCTCACCTGCTGGGAACTGGTGGGGCTCTGTTCTTTTGCGCTGATCGGCCACTGGTGGGAGGAAAAGCCGAATTCCGACGCGGCCCTCAAGGCGTTCATCACCAACCGCGTGGGCGACGTGGGCCTCATCTGCGGTGTGATCATCCTCTTCTTTGCCGCCGATCAGAGTTTCGACATCGTGACGATCAACGAGATGGCCCTCAACGGCGAGATCAGCCACCTCGCCTTGCTGGTGGCATCCTGCTCGCTCATGGCGGCGGTCATGTCCAAGTCCGGACAGTTCGTCTTGCACACCTGGCTCCCCGACGCCATGGCCGGCCCCACGCCGGTTTCGGCGCTCATCCACGCCGCCACCATGGTGGTAGCGGGCGTGTTCATGGTGGCGCGCCTCTATGGCGTGTTCTTCCAGGGATTCTCTATCGGTACGTCATCGGTGAATCCGCTGGCGGTGATCGGTGCCATCACGGTGATCGGCGGAGCGAGCCTCGCCTTCGTGCAGAAGGACATCAAGAAGGTGTTGGCCTACTCCACGGTCTCCCAACTCGGGTACATGGTGATGGCGCTTGGGGTGGGGGCCTGGACCGCCGCTCTGTTCCATCTCTTCACGCACGCCATGTTCAAGGCGGGGCTCTTCCTGGGGGCCGGCTCGGTGGCTCACTCCGTGCACTCCTTCGACATGACCGAGCACATGGGGGGTATGCGAAAGTTCATGCCCAAGACCTTCGTGACCTTCCTCATCTGCACGGCTGCGCTCATCGGCCTGTTCCCGTTGGCAGGGTTCTGGTCGAAGGACGAGGTCCTCTCGGGGGCCCAGCAACTCGGTGGCGAGGGCGGCTATCTGGCCTTCATGGTGGTGGGCCTGGTTGGAGCCTTTCTCACGTCGCTCTACATGACCCGTTGCATCTACCTGACGTTCTTCGGAGAGGCGAAAGGACATGCCGCCGACGCCGAACACCCGCCGCATGAATCAGGGCGACGCATTCTGGTTCCCCTGTACATCCTCAGCGGCATGGCGATCATCACCGGCTTCGCCAACCTTCCCAATTCGGGGGTGCTCTCCGGTTCCCCCGATGGGGCCTCGTTGCGTTTCGAGCACTTCTACGAGCCGAAGGGGTCCTATTTCCCGGCCGTCTTCGAAACGTTCGACCACCCCGAGTTCAACGTGCTCATCGCTCTTGGGTCCACGGTCATCGGGTTACTCGGAATCAGCCTGGCCTACGCCTGGTACTGGAAGGGCCGCGGACCCCACGGTCTCACCAGTCGCAACAAGTTCGCCAAGGCCGGATACACGGTGCTGGTGGAGAAGTACTACCTCGATCATCTCTACACCGGGATCATCGTGGGCGCGGTGAAGGGGCCGATCGCCCATGGTGCTTACTGGTTCAACCAGAAGGGGATCGATGGTGTGGTCAACGGCGCCGGGGTGGCCGCTGTGAAGAGCGGCAAGTTCGTGTACGAGCGCATCGATCAGGGTGTGGTCGACACGATTGTCAACGCCTCCGGAAGTGCCGCAGGTGGTAGTGGTCAACGTCTACGCAGAATCCAAACCGGGCGGGTACAGCAATACGCCGCCCTCCTTTTTGCCGGTGCCGCCATCCTGGCCGGCATTTTCATCATCGTCATCTAG
- a CDS encoding NADH-quinone oxidoreductase subunit M encodes MVFLPLAGALLLMVIPKAQEQMIKVAALGAALASGAVGVAVLANFNYDTSEKLQFVVNRNWIEVIHANYIVGIDGLSVPLIALTLLITPLVMVYSWNHFPEPHNPKAFLILMLILATGMLGTFVAQDLILFFVFFEVVLLPMYFMIGVWGGEQRQYASIKFFLYTLFGSALMIVSFLALFFVAGGDSFSMVDLAQGVADRNAAGNLAMITQVLIFGGMFMGFGIKVPMFPFHTWLPDAHTQAPTAGSVILAAVLLKLGTYGFIRVALFILPEAAVKWAPYIGALAVIGIIYGALGCLAQTDMKRLIAFSSVAHMGFVMLGIASLTTFGLNAAVFGMVAHGLITGMLFFLAGSVKDRFHTLEIKRLGGLLLQAPKLGWILGFCIMASLGLPGLAGFWGEFPAILSAYNPAPALSQELFRTYMVIAAFGTVLAAGYLLWLFQRTAFGTPSEEFADVEIEDVRVSEWIAWVPLLALILVLGLFPNIIFHVTDPFLTVMGNTFAGLK; translated from the coding sequence ATGGTTTTCCTGCCGCTGGCGGGGGCGCTATTGCTGATGGTCATCCCAAAGGCCCAAGAGCAGATGATCAAGGTCGCCGCCTTGGGAGCGGCGCTGGCCTCGGGGGCGGTGGGGGTCGCCGTGTTGGCGAACTTCAACTACGACACCTCGGAAAAGCTGCAGTTCGTGGTGAACCGCAACTGGATCGAGGTCATCCACGCCAATTACATCGTGGGCATTGACGGGCTCTCGGTGCCGCTGATCGCTCTCACGCTCCTGATCACCCCGCTCGTGATGGTCTACAGCTGGAATCACTTCCCGGAACCCCACAATCCCAAGGCGTTCCTGATCCTGATGCTCATTCTGGCCACTGGGATGCTCGGTACCTTCGTGGCCCAGGACCTCATCCTCTTCTTCGTCTTCTTCGAGGTGGTACTGCTCCCGATGTACTTCATGATCGGGGTGTGGGGGGGCGAGCAACGCCAGTACGCCTCCATCAAGTTCTTCCTCTACACGTTGTTTGGCTCTGCCCTCATGATCGTCAGTTTCCTGGCCCTGTTTTTTGTGGCCGGTGGCGACAGTTTCTCGATGGTGGATCTGGCCCAAGGGGTGGCTGATCGCAACGCCGCGGGAAACCTGGCGATGATCACCCAGGTGCTGATCTTCGGCGGCATGTTTATGGGGTTTGGCATCAAGGTGCCGATGTTCCCCTTCCATACCTGGCTCCCCGACGCCCACACCCAGGCGCCCACCGCCGGCTCGGTCATCCTGGCGGCGGTGCTCTTGAAACTCGGCACCTACGGATTCATCCGGGTGGCGCTGTTCATTCTCCCGGAGGCCGCCGTGAAGTGGGCCCCGTACATCGGCGCCCTGGCGGTGATCGGGATCATCTATGGAGCGTTGGGCTGTCTCGCGCAGACGGACATGAAGCGGCTGATCGCGTTCTCGTCAGTGGCGCACATGGGTTTCGTGATGCTCGGCATCGCCAGCCTCACCACCTTCGGTCTGAACGCGGCGGTGTTCGGCATGGTCGCCCACGGCCTCATCACCGGCATGTTGTTCTTCCTGGCCGGCTCGGTGAAGGACCGCTTCCACACACTGGAGATCAAGCGCCTTGGTGGGCTCTTGCTGCAGGCGCCGAAACTCGGTTGGATTCTTGGCTTCTGCATCATGGCCTCGCTGGGCCTGCCCGGTTTGGCAGGGTTCTGGGGCGAATTCCCGGCCATTCTCTCGGCCTACAACCCGGCGCCGGCCCTGTCGCAGGAACTGTTCCGCACCTACATGGTGATCGCCGCCTTCGGCACTGTGCTGGCGGCGGGCTACTTGCTGTGGCTCTTCCAACGCACGGCCTTTGGTACCCCCAGCGAGGAGTTTGCCGACGTCGAAATCGAGGATGTGCGGGTGAGTGAGTGGATTGCCTGGGTCCCGTTGCTGGCGCTGATCCTGGTGCTGGGTCTGTTCCCGAACATCATCTTCCACGTCACCGATCCTTTCCTGACGGTGATGGGCAACACCTTTGCGGGACTGAAGTAA
- a CDS encoding NADH-quinone oxidoreductase subunit N has product MASTFDRPAIDFHALAPELVLTGALVVVLLVDLFTPKGSRGIVPSVAGIGILAAMVPVLTLALDGADRSMFGGAYVVDNFSLVLQAMFLLAAYVVVLLSTNYIAEGDYAEGEYYFLLLCALLGMLVMASSRDLITMFVALELLSIPAYMLAGWRKRDRRGNEAGVKYYLMGVFASAVTLYGMSLLYGISGSTLFTDIAVAVARGNGFGDTTPLITLGVVFVLVGFAFKVSAVPFHTWAPDTYEGAPTPVTAFLAVSSKAAGFVALLQLILIAFIGRDDVVGPLMWVLAALTMTVGNLIALRQTNIVRMLAYSGVAQAGFMLAPLAVVGSNSDGARSAVVTYLLIYAAMNLGAFAVVLIVARKTRSAEIASWGGLFEYAPGLTVLMTVFLFSLAGIPPLGGWLAKFVVFRALLSPDLTAGGVILAVVVGVNSVIALYYYANVARQMWMNPVPDGDRTPVRIPFSLAAAVTLSLVLTVAFGVSNLATRLGDLATFLPA; this is encoded by the coding sequence GTGGCCTCCACCTTCGACCGGCCCGCCATCGACTTCCACGCGCTAGCGCCCGAGTTGGTGCTCACGGGCGCCCTCGTGGTGGTGCTGCTGGTCGACCTTTTCACGCCGAAGGGCTCACGTGGCATCGTGCCCTCGGTGGCCGGAATCGGCATTCTGGCGGCCATGGTGCCGGTGCTCACCCTGGCGCTGGATGGGGCCGACCGGTCGATGTTTGGTGGGGCCTACGTCGTAGACAACTTCTCCTTGGTGCTGCAGGCGATGTTCCTACTGGCGGCCTATGTAGTGGTCTTGCTGTCAACCAACTACATCGCCGAGGGCGACTACGCGGAGGGCGAGTACTACTTCCTTTTGTTGTGTGCGCTCCTCGGCATGCTGGTGATGGCGTCATCGCGCGACCTCATCACGATGTTTGTGGCGCTCGAACTCCTGTCGATCCCGGCCTACATGCTCGCCGGCTGGCGTAAGCGCGACCGGCGCGGCAACGAAGCCGGGGTGAAGTACTACCTGATGGGCGTGTTCGCTTCGGCGGTGACGCTCTACGGCATGTCCTTGCTCTACGGGATTTCCGGGAGCACGCTCTTTACCGACATCGCCGTGGCGGTGGCTCGGGGCAATGGGTTTGGCGATACAACACCGCTCATTACCCTCGGGGTGGTCTTTGTGTTGGTTGGCTTCGCCTTCAAGGTGTCGGCGGTGCCGTTCCACACGTGGGCACCCGACACCTATGAGGGTGCCCCCACGCCGGTTACCGCCTTCCTGGCGGTGAGTTCGAAGGCAGCCGGCTTCGTGGCCCTCCTGCAACTCATCCTCATCGCGTTTATCGGGCGTGACGATGTGGTGGGGCCCCTCATGTGGGTGCTGGCTGCGTTGACGATGACGGTGGGGAACCTCATTGCGCTGCGTCAGACGAATATTGTCCGCATGCTCGCCTACTCCGGGGTAGCCCAAGCCGGTTTCATGCTCGCCCCATTGGCGGTGGTGGGAAGCAACTCCGATGGTGCCCGCAGCGCCGTGGTGACCTACCTGCTGATCTATGCCGCCATGAACCTGGGGGCCTTCGCTGTAGTGCTCATCGTGGCCCGCAAGACCCGCAGCGCGGAGATCGCCTCGTGGGGTGGTCTCTTTGAGTACGCCCCGGGCCTGACGGTGCTGATGACGGTGTTTCTCTTCAGCCTGGCGGGCATCCCGCCGCTCGGGGGCTGGCTGGCGAAGTTCGTGGTGTTCCGGGCGCTTCTTTCCCCCGATCTCACGGCAGGGGGAGTAATCCTGGCGGTGGTCGTCGGGGTGAACTCGGTGATCGCCCTCTACTACTACGCCAACGTCGCCCGACAAATGTGGATGAATCCGGTGCCCGACGGCGACCGCACCCCGGTGCGCATCCCGTTTTCACTGGCCGCCGCCGTCACCCTCTCGTTGGTGCTCACCGTCGCCTTCGGGGTGAGCAACCTGGCGACCCGCCTCGGCGACCTCGCGACCTTCCTCCCGGCGTAA
- a CDS encoding enoyl-CoA hydratase (Catalyzes the reversible hydration of unsaturated fatty acyl-CoA to beta-hydroxyacyl-CoA) has protein sequence MTDASPFVLVDHPRPHVAVVRMHRPDRLNAMSIELVSELHAALGAVAEENDTWVVVLTGSGRGFSSGLDLNDNGLLPNIDGLSMGRIAQRSMRHYSRLVPTLRRMPQPVIAAVNGPAYGGGMCLALGADLRFASESAVFNSTGIVNGLTSTELGVSWILPRLIGVARSNDLLLTGRIVDAHEALAMGLVSRVLPDDELLETCLDVAESMSQFSPYGLAMTKDVLWANLEVASLDAAVELEDRNQLMLGFTENLPEAIRAFAAGRPPVYTDEPRRAMFPD, from the coding sequence ATGACTGATGCCTCGCCCTTCGTTCTGGTGGACCACCCTCGACCCCACGTGGCCGTGGTGCGGATGCATCGCCCCGATCGTCTCAACGCCATGTCCATCGAACTGGTGTCGGAACTCCACGCCGCCCTGGGGGCCGTGGCCGAGGAGAACGACACCTGGGTGGTCGTGCTCACTGGGTCGGGGCGGGGATTCTCCTCCGGTCTCGACCTCAACGACAACGGACTCCTGCCCAATATCGACGGCCTGTCGATGGGCCGGATCGCCCAACGCTCCATGCGGCATTACTCCCGGCTCGTGCCCACGCTGCGTCGCATGCCTCAGCCGGTGATCGCGGCGGTGAACGGACCGGCCTACGGCGGTGGGATGTGCCTGGCCCTGGGGGCCGATCTGCGTTTCGCGTCCGAGTCGGCGGTGTTCAACAGCACCGGCATCGTGAACGGTCTCACCTCCACCGAACTCGGCGTGTCGTGGATCCTTCCCCGCCTCATCGGGGTGGCCCGCTCAAACGACCTTCTCCTCACCGGGCGGATCGTGGATGCGCACGAGGCCTTGGCCATGGGCCTCGTCTCGCGAGTACTCCCCGACGACGAACTTCTCGAAACCTGTCTCGACGTCGCCGAGTCGATGAGCCAATTCAGCCCCTATGGCCTAGCCATGACCAAGGACGTGCTCTGGGCCAACCTCGAGGTAGCCAGCCTCGACGCCGCCGTCGAGCTCGAGGACCGCAACCAACTGATGCTTGGTTTCACCGAGAACCTGCCCGAAGCCATCCGTGCCTTTGCCGCCGGCCGCCCACCCGTCTACACCGACGAGCCCCGCCGGGCGATGTTCCCCGACTGA
- the acs gene encoding acetate--CoA ligase produces MPDENLLSDTIEDRLVEDRTFPPSESFRAASLAASSFLYDEAHEDWQGFWARQAADLLHWDEDWQTILEWDQPFAKWFVGGKLNVCHNAVDRHVMAGRGDKVAYHWEGEPGDTRTITYADLLADVQRFANVLKGLGVSKGDRICIYMPMIPELPVAMLACARIGAPHSIVFGGFSPDSLIDRINDAACRVVITADGGYRRGQPAMLKPNVDLAVGSTPSVEHVVVVNRVNEPVTMVAGRDQWWSDLMAAADAECPCESMDSEDLLFLLYTSGTTAKPKGIMHTTGGYLTQVAFTHKYVFDLQPDTDVYWCAADIGWITGHSYIVYGPLTNGATSVIYEGTPDTPAQDRLWDIAERYGVTILYTAPTAIRTFMKWGPQHPASHDLSTLRLLGSVGEPINPEAWMWYREHIGGGRCPIVDTWWQTETGAIMISPLPGATITKPGSATFALPGIEIEVVDEQGQRVERGGGYLTITRPWPSMLRGIYGDPERYQDTYWSSYAGKYFAGDGCKLDDDGYLWLLGRVDDVMNISGHRLSTTEVESALVDHPAVAEAAVVGAKDDVTGQAIMAYVIPRGTHIASPELGAELRGHVATKLGAIARPKVVIFTDELPKTRSGKIMRRLLRDVAEGRDLGDTTTLADPNVVEEIKRRAAESPTED; encoded by the coding sequence ATGCCCGATGAGAATCTGCTGAGCGACACCATTGAAGACCGTCTCGTCGAGGACCGGACCTTTCCCCCCTCGGAGAGCTTTCGGGCGGCATCGCTGGCGGCATCCTCGTTCCTCTACGACGAGGCCCACGAAGACTGGCAGGGATTCTGGGCCCGTCAGGCCGCCGACCTCCTCCACTGGGACGAGGACTGGCAGACGATTCTCGAGTGGGACCAGCCGTTCGCCAAGTGGTTCGTCGGCGGAAAACTCAATGTGTGCCACAACGCCGTCGACCGCCATGTGATGGCGGGTCGAGGCGACAAGGTGGCGTACCACTGGGAGGGCGAGCCCGGCGATACCCGCACGATCACCTACGCCGACCTTCTCGCCGACGTACAGCGCTTCGCCAACGTGCTCAAGGGCCTCGGCGTGTCGAAAGGCGACCGCATCTGCATCTACATGCCGATGATCCCGGAACTTCCGGTGGCGATGTTGGCGTGTGCTCGCATCGGCGCCCCGCATTCCATCGTCTTCGGGGGCTTCAGCCCCGACTCGCTCATTGACCGGATCAACGACGCCGCCTGTCGCGTGGTCATTACCGCTGATGGCGGTTACCGCCGAGGACAGCCAGCGATGCTGAAACCGAACGTGGATCTCGCCGTGGGTTCCACGCCATCGGTCGAGCACGTGGTGGTGGTCAACCGGGTGAATGAACCCGTGACGATGGTGGCCGGCCGCGATCAGTGGTGGTCCGACCTCATGGCGGCGGCTGATGCGGAGTGTCCCTGTGAGTCGATGGACAGCGAGGACTTGCTCTTCTTGCTCTACACCTCGGGCACCACGGCGAAGCCCAAGGGGATTATGCACACCACTGGCGGCTACCTCACTCAGGTGGCCTTCACTCACAAGTATGTGTTTGATCTGCAGCCCGATACCGACGTGTATTGGTGTGCCGCCGACATTGGCTGGATCACGGGGCACAGCTACATCGTCTACGGGCCGCTCACCAATGGAGCGACCTCGGTGATCTACGAGGGCACCCCCGATACGCCCGCCCAGGACCGGTTGTGGGACATCGCCGAGCGGTACGGCGTCACGATCCTCTACACCGCTCCCACGGCTATCCGCACGTTCATGAAGTGGGGCCCGCAGCACCCGGCTAGCCATGACCTGTCGACGTTGCGTCTGCTGGGAAGCGTGGGTGAGCCCATCAACCCCGAAGCCTGGATGTGGTACCGCGAGCACATCGGGGGAGGGCGCTGTCCGATCGTGGACACCTGGTGGCAGACCGAGACGGGCGCCATCATGATCAGCCCGCTACCCGGCGCCACCATCACCAAGCCGGGCTCGGCCACCTTCGCGCTGCCGGGTATTGAGATCGAGGTGGTGGATGAGCAAGGGCAGCGCGTGGAGCGCGGCGGTGGGTACCTCACCATCACTCGCCCCTGGCCGTCGATGCTCCGGGGCATCTACGGAGACCCCGAGCGCTACCAGGACACGTATTGGTCGAGCTACGCCGGTAAATATTTCGCTGGTGATGGGTGCAAACTCGACGATGACGGGTACCTGTGGCTGCTCGGCCGGGTGGATGATGTGATGAACATTTCAGGACATCGTCTCTCCACCACCGAGGTGGAAAGTGCCCTGGTGGATCATCCCGCCGTGGCCGAAGCCGCGGTGGTGGGGGCGAAAGATGACGTAACCGGACAGGCCATCATGGCCTACGTCATTCCCCGGGGAACGCACATCGCCAGCCCTGAGTTGGGGGCTGAGTTGCGAGGCCATGTGGCTACCAAACTGGGGGCCATCGCTCGCCCCAAGGTGGTCATCTTCACCGACGAGCTTCCGAAGACCCGATCCGGGAAGATCATGCGGCGGCTGCTTCGGGATGTGGCCGAGGGCCGTGATCTGGGCGATACCACCACGTTGGCCGATCCGAACGTGGTGGAGGAGATCAAGCGGCGGGCCGCTGAGTCGCCCACTGAAGATTGA
- a CDS encoding YajQ family cyclic di-GMP-binding protein, producing MPSFDVVSEIDQQEIRNAVDQVAREIRTRYDFKGTDSSIELSDTEIKLQSSSEDRLAALRQLLEEKLVRRKVSMKALDYQKVEEASGATARQLVKLVAGISKEKATELNKHIKTLNLKGVQSQSQGEQVRVTGKKRDDLQGVIAALKEHDFGIPLQFTNFRD from the coding sequence ATGCCGAGCTTCGACGTGGTATCTGAGATCGATCAGCAGGAGATCCGCAATGCGGTGGACCAGGTCGCTCGGGAGATCCGGACCCGCTACGACTTCAAGGGAACGGACTCCTCTATCGAGTTGAGCGACACGGAGATCAAACTGCAGTCCTCCAGCGAGGATCGCCTGGCGGCGTTGCGGCAGCTTCTGGAGGAGAAACTCGTCCGGCGCAAGGTTTCGATGAAAGCCTTGGACTATCAGAAGGTGGAGGAAGCCTCCGGGGCCACCGCCCGTCAGCTGGTGAAGTTGGTGGCCGGGATTTCCAAGGAGAAGGCCACCGAGTTGAACAAGCACATCAAGACCCTCAACCTCAAGGGCGTGCAGTCGCAGAGCCAAGGTGAACAGGTTCGGGTGACGGGCAAGAAGCGCGATGATCTGCAAGGCGTGATCGCTGCACTCAAGGAACACGATTTCGGTATTCCTCTTCAGTTCACCAACTTCCGCGATTGA